In the genome of Phycisphaerales bacterium, one region contains:
- a CDS encoding DUF2961 domain-containing protein, which produces MVAPIRVSCILALLVAGHGRAVGQEAVTQAELIRRVVDLDRLATPPPEGERTRMFSSYDRRSQIDAQGRFIDWDANHDAGQFLRRTDDGWDVMAEVDGPGAITRIWSANPHGRIRFVLDGEIVIDTSFGELLSGRLAPFEAPFTERGLNCYFPIGFAQSGRVLARDSGAYYHVNVVEFPAGTPVERFSFTLSDEARGAVADVARVLRDGYDPVVAAGRRLMPVTEQKDLGPGEKLAWDLKGGGTVRALYVGLTDRTDPREPYALHQLVLRMTFDGAAEPQVEVPLVDFFGSGFEPVPFRSLATGTAAKLAFPLPDRPLEEQRFMYCYFPMPYRDGLRLEIENLSRTRRAVGLVFLMRVDTRTPAPDALRFHARYRREDPCQVLGYPVLAVRGRGRIVGCVLNVDCPRAEWWGEGDEKVWIDGEGFPSYFGTGTEDYFGDAWGLHEFTHPLVGVTRAAPWGKNSAYRWHVPDAINFQKSAAFTLENWQHERQWDTYYGTLAYWYATPDAVTAELFPRLTLAELTPPGLRIPGAIEAEDHILSANWGNVTRQQHAGGAELSGEAAANITTSEPVTIGLPVEQARTVRLQLRVNPRRPFETITVTSPTGRTIGTVQYDRRLSGLYDVGIVRLEPGVNRLTVQCSRPAMLDCWVLSDIPRNPRGPEGEDLELSTAEAVTSEVEYGRLPWSAGAQRRLVFARAGASATFALPEQAEERTVVLRLHITHGPDGGRFDVRVNGVAVGRELATYTAVERVERVPVGSVTLRRGANSLSFHSTIPPTPSGVSVLGLDAVDLPPAAGPHVLEFEDFTIAAEEEAFAERQGIGGASGEDHLWCRARRVGASIAFDLTPAPGRYRLALLLTRSFDYGIVQVTLDGAPLGEPIDLFATRIEPGLRVELGEHAFEDGRPRRLRVEVAGKASASPGYYFGLDGLQMEPIR; this is translated from the coding sequence ATGGTCGCGCCTATCCGCGTGTCGTGCATCCTGGCGTTGCTGGTGGCGGGGCATGGCCGCGCAGTGGGGCAGGAGGCGGTGACACAGGCCGAGCTCATCCGGCGGGTGGTCGACCTGGACCGGTTGGCTACGCCGCCGCCGGAGGGGGAGCGCACGCGGATGTTCTCCAGCTACGATCGGCGCTCCCAGATCGACGCTCAGGGTCGTTTCATCGACTGGGACGCGAACCACGACGCGGGGCAGTTCCTGCGGCGCACCGACGACGGTTGGGATGTGATGGCCGAGGTGGACGGACCCGGTGCGATTACCCGCATCTGGTCGGCGAATCCGCATGGGCGCATCCGTTTTGTGCTCGACGGCGAAATCGTCATCGACACGTCCTTCGGCGAATTGCTCAGCGGGCGGCTGGCACCATTCGAAGCACCCTTCACGGAACGTGGATTGAACTGCTACTTTCCCATCGGTTTCGCGCAGAGCGGTCGCGTCTTGGCGCGCGATTCGGGGGCTTACTACCACGTCAACGTGGTGGAGTTTCCCGCCGGTACACCGGTGGAACGGTTTTCGTTCACGCTGTCGGACGAGGCCCGTGGTGCCGTGGCCGATGTCGCCCGCGTCCTGCGTGACGGGTATGACCCCGTGGTGGCGGCCGGCCGACGGTTGATGCCGGTGACCGAGCAGAAGGATCTCGGCCCTGGGGAAAAGCTGGCGTGGGATCTGAAGGGCGGGGGCACGGTGCGCGCGCTGTACGTGGGACTGACGGATCGCACAGACCCGCGCGAGCCGTACGCGCTGCACCAGCTCGTGCTGCGGATGACCTTCGATGGCGCCGCCGAGCCGCAGGTCGAGGTGCCGCTGGTCGACTTCTTCGGCTCCGGATTCGAGCCCGTACCGTTTCGGAGTCTCGCGACAGGGACGGCTGCGAAGCTGGCGTTTCCGCTGCCGGACCGGCCGCTGGAAGAGCAGCGCTTTATGTATTGCTATTTCCCGATGCCCTACCGAGACGGCCTGCGATTGGAGATCGAGAACCTCAGCCGGACGCGGCGCGCCGTGGGGCTGGTGTTCCTGATGCGTGTTGATACGCGGACTCCGGCGCCTGATGCACTGCGCTTTCACGCGCGCTACCGGCGGGAAGATCCGTGCCAGGTGCTGGGCTATCCAGTCCTCGCGGTGCGCGGGCGGGGCCGGATCGTCGGCTGTGTCTTGAATGTCGACTGCCCACGGGCGGAGTGGTGGGGTGAGGGGGATGAGAAGGTGTGGATTGACGGCGAGGGGTTCCCGTCTTACTTCGGCACCGGGACCGAGGATTACTTCGGCGATGCCTGGGGGCTGCACGAGTTCACTCATCCGCTGGTCGGCGTCACGCGGGCGGCACCCTGGGGCAAGAACTCGGCCTATCGCTGGCACGTGCCCGATGCGATCAACTTCCAGAAATCCGCGGCCTTCACGCTCGAGAATTGGCAGCACGAGCGGCAGTGGGACACCTACTACGGGACACTGGCCTATTGGTACGCGACGCCCGATGCCGTTACAGCGGAGCTCTTCCCACGCCTGACGCTGGCGGAGTTGACGCCGCCGGGACTGCGCATCCCGGGGGCGATCGAGGCGGAGGACCACATCCTCAGTGCGAACTGGGGCAACGTCACAAGGCAGCAGCATGCGGGCGGCGCCGAACTTTCGGGTGAGGCGGCGGCAAACATCACGACTTCCGAGCCAGTTACGATCGGCTTACCGGTGGAGCAAGCGCGGACAGTGCGGCTGCAATTGCGGGTGAACCCCCGGCGACCCTTCGAGACGATCACCGTGACGTCGCCCACCGGACGCACAATCGGGACAGTGCAGTACGATCGGCGTCTGAGCGGCCTGTACGACGTGGGCATCGTACGGCTGGAGCCGGGTGTCAACCGGCTGACGGTGCAGTGTTCGCGCCCGGCGATGCTCGATTGCTGGGTGCTCAGCGATATACCGCGCAACCCCCGTGGGCCGGAGGGCGAAGATCTGGAATTGAGCACGGCCGAGGCGGTGACGTCCGAGGTGGAGTACGGGCGGTTGCCCTGGTCGGCGGGCGCGCAGCGGCGGCTTGTCTTTGCACGGGCGGGGGCGAGTGCGACATTTGCGTTGCCTGAGCAGGCCGAGGAGCGCACCGTGGTCCTACGACTGCACATCACACACGGCCCGGACGGCGGACGGTTCGACGTGCGTGTCAATGGTGTGGCCGTGGGGCGTGAACTCGCTACTTACACCGCGGTGGAACGGGTGGAACGGGTCCCCGTGGGAAGCGTAACCCTGCGCCGCGGGGCTAACTCGCTCTCGTTCCACAGCACGATACCCCCCACCCCCTCAGGTGTGAGTGTTTTGGGGCTCGATGCGGTCGACCTGCCACCAGCGGCGGGGCCGCATGTGCTCGAGTTCGAGGACTTCACCATCGCCGCAGAGGAGGAGGCCTTTGCCGAACGTCAGGGCATCGGAGGCGCGAGCGGCGAGGACCACTTGTGGTGCCGCGCTCGGCGCGTCGGGGCCAGCATTGCGTTCGACTTAACGCCGGCCCCAGGGCGGTATCGGTTAGCCCTGTTGCTGACACGCTCGTTTGACTACGGCATCGTGCAGGTGACACTCGATGGCGCGCCGCTTGGTGAACCCATCGATCTCTTCGCGACGCGCATCGAGCCCGGCCTGCGGGTCGAGCTGGGCGAACACGCTTTCGAGGACGGCCGGCCGCGGCGGCTGCGTGTCGAGGTTGCGGGGAAGGCGTCGGCGTCACCCGGCTACTATTTCGGATTGGATGGGCTGCAAATGGAGCCCATCCGATAA